In Candidatus Binatota bacterium, a single window of DNA contains:
- a CDS encoding nuclear transport factor 2 family protein → MSNNSNLEATVRRLADLEAIRDLPRRYAHCVWNGDGKSIVELFAEQGSMDIGDGRPIVGRENLKRDYGDMLTGIGLYPYVHNHVVELDGDHATGNCYLDLRATMGDQSMIGSGWYDDSYVREDGAWKFDSRVLHIRFLVPVGEGWADVDGKQGDVFPARD, encoded by the coding sequence ATGAGCAACAACAGCAATCTCGAAGCGACCGTTAGACGGCTGGCCGACCTCGAGGCCATACGCGACCTGCCGCGCCGCTACGCGCACTGCGTGTGGAACGGCGACGGCAAAAGTATTGTCGAGCTGTTCGCCGAGCAGGGCAGCATGGACATAGGCGACGGCCGGCCCATAGTCGGCCGCGAGAATCTCAAGCGCGACTACGGTGACATGCTTACCGGCATCGGTCTCTACCCCTACGTGCACAACCACGTGGTCGAACTCGACGGTGACCACGCCACGGGCAACTGCTACCTCGATCTCAGGGCGACCATGGGTGACCAGAGCATGATAGGCTCGGGCTGGTACGACGACAGCTACGTACGCGAGGACGGCGCGTGGAAGTTTGACTCGAGGGTGTTGCACATCCGTTTCCTGGTGCCGGTGGGCGAAGGCTGGGCCGACGTCGACGGTAAGCAGGGCGACGTGTTCCCGGCCAGGGACTGA